The DNA segment TTGCCTCCCGATATTGATCAGGAAGGCATGGTTGCTACCGCCTTGCGTGATTTAGGCGGCAAAATTGTGGACGTGCAGTAAAAATAGAAACGACCGGAGGAACTCATGGCAAAACGACCCCGACAACCTCGCCCCCCGATGAGTGGTGGCGGTGGCATGATGAAGCAACTTCAGCAACTACAAGAGCAAATGGCAGTTGCTCAAGAATCGCTCACCAACGAAACTGTCTCCGCAACGGCTGGCGGCGGTGTGGTTTCGGCAACTGTTACAGGCGATCAACAACTTCAAGCGATCAAGTTGGATCCTGCCATCCTGGAAGACGCAGATGTAGAAATGATTCAGGATTTGATTCTGATCGCTGTTAACAGCGCTTTAGATAAATCTCGTGAACTGGCTGCCGAGCGCTTGGGCCCTCTGACGAGCGGTTTGCCCTTCTGACCCGACAACGCCCTGGCTGATTATGTCGCTCCCACTCCCAATTCAGAACCTGATCGACGCACTGTCGCGTTTGCCGGGTATCGGTCCCAAAACGGCCTCTCGGTTAACCTTTTATTTATTGCGCGCCCCGGATAATTTTTCACTCGATTTGGCGGAAGCGCTCGATGTACTCAAATCAGGCACCGCGTTTTGTCAGCGTTGTTATAACATCACCGAAGCCGGGCGCACTGAATGTATTGTTTGTGCCGATGAGGCGCGCGATCGCTCGATTTTATGCATCGTTGAAGAGCCGCTTGATGTTTTGGCGCTTGAGCGTACCGATGGCTT comes from the Chloroflexota bacterium genome and includes:
- a CDS encoding YbaB/EbfC family nucleoid-associated protein encodes the protein MSGGGGMMKQLQQLQEQMAVAQESLTNETVSATAGGGVVSATVTGDQQLQAIKLDPAILEDADVEMIQDLILIAVNSALDKSRELAAERLGPLTSGLPF
- the recR gene encoding recombination protein RecR — protein: MSLPLPIQNLIDALSRLPGIGPKTASRLTFYLLRAPDNFSLDLAEALDVLKSGTAFCQRCYNITEAGRTECIVCADEARDRSILCIVEEPLDVLALERTDGFRGVYHVLHGALSPIEGIGPEDLKIRELLGRCEQEDIREVILATNPSMEGDATAMYLRGQLAHFDIQITRLARGLPMGGDLEYADQSTLLRALAGRQHMD